catattttaaacaatgcattttttcatgttttaatttttaataatttctaataggtacaataataagtaGATTCTATATTAACgaacataattgtaaaatttaaaacatatataaaactatgcaTCCcagagttatttttttttaaatattgaatttaaattatacttaagtcGAAACAGTACAATTTCATGCAATACCGGAATAATAAAGAACATGATTTTAACAATTCATAGCGGCACGATTGCTTGTAAAATAGAATGCGACGTTGCCAAATTAATCTGAAAATTGCTTTTGAttaatcatttgaaaaatattcttatttaattaaacttactTTTGTTGCTTCGATAATagcaatttcaaaattaatgtataatattcaaatttaaaaattagtgatTGCTTTTCACgcatactaattaaatatctccatacatttatctaaatatttttaaaagtatacaaaagGTAAGTAAATGCCGTTTTATATAACCATTAATGGTAGATGATCgctaaaaaaattgtggagcataaaatgttaaatccatagttaaattattataaatacatctaTAAAACTCCTCAAACATTGAAGATTCTCTATAGTTGTTATGCAAATAAAAGTGTGATTTCCaggtaaatttatacattgtttcccacaaaacattaaaaaaatcgtaattttctaaattcttCAATTACATAATTCCATCATCTAAATACGAAGGGTAGAGCGGGAGCTTTTTTCTTCgttcaatgtaaaaaataaccttGTTAAAATAGAAACTAATCTGAATTTTTATACCTTAACGAGAACCTTTTTTCAacctattttagttttaattgtttttttcgttttaaaaatataaagtatgatACGCGTTAAATTTCTTATCTTCTCAAAACTTAAatcaaatacatacattatattatgcatatttatttattcactttAACTAACCTAACCCATTCCTAGCATTATTCATAGGaaaatattcatcattattcattacataAGCTAAAAGCTACATTCAGAACAAAACATAactcgtaaaataaataatacaacttgTATAAAACGATCAAAATTCAATATCAACAGAcacgtaggtattattttattcattgcagtttaataagtgtaaaaaaatcttattttatttttaggcgTTTCAGTTGGTGCAAGCGTTTTTACTATAGCTGCAATGAGTATCGACAGATATTTAGCAATCGAACATTCGATGTCATTCAGAAAGGTACTCAATCGAAAATCAACCATCTATGTAAGttgaatatatacatattatattatattatattatgagtgGAGATCTATTTCTTAACTATGACAAGGCTAAGCCTTTagaaaagaagaagaaaaacgttattaaaatacattttcaaaaaattacttcAGTTTTATTCTGTGatcaattaggtatataagttaagattaaatacaataaatagtaaacattttaataatttatttttacacaaaaattgtatttttcaaacattatttcAAGATCGGAACATCAAAAAGAACATAATTGAATGTGTctggttaaatatttaactccacttaattaacttatatactatgattttaaaactattatagtttatgtaatttcattttttgaatttatattgattatttaaaaacaacatgaTTACcagcatatacctatattattattacatcaaaataatgaacattttaatatgcttTACAACacaaagtatacctatattgcctATACAAAACGCCGTACAAATGAATACGACGTAAATTAATATGCGGTACGTAGTAATCGAGTATTGAAAAtcactttttttcaattatctcaaaaaatataaaaatcacttaggtatataataattacaaaataatttcatcaattttaaaaaacaaatacaatagaatacttaattaaatataagtcgAGCATGTTTTcaacttttcaaaattactCAATtactataaagtttaaaaaaaaaactagttcttcataaataatactacattttgagtacaataatatgatacgcatacaaaaaaaaaaattatacatttaacataataggtactttataacGTGCTGTCTtagacatatatattatgtatatacgtatatattatatatatttatatgtagactacagaattgatttatttaagctttgtacaaataaaactaaataatataatgtaaggactttaaaaaccatattaacacatataaatttaaagtgtaAATCTATTTAGTTATGACTGTTTAAACATTTCTTTAACTGTACTTTTAAACAGACCATTGGTGCATATGTTTTTAACTAGAAAACTCGCTTTTTCAGTATAATAGTTTACAGTGAATTCAACATTTAGTACAACATTgcatgtgttaaatttaaatttaatgataaatcattgtaaaatacaacACAAACGTTAACGAAGAAAGCATATGAATCAACATCAATTTCGGGAGATAAATTatcttattcaaaatttacataaatataattatatttataaaaaaaaaacgattgtaatttaattattaaatgtatgtacctatgtttttattaacagGTCATACTTGCGTTATGGCTTGTGTCCATGACTATATTCGGGCCAGTTTTATGGGTCCGTCAAACAGAATCTGTGGAATTAGGAGATGATCCAATATTAATTGATGCAGTCCATAGATACGGTTTGGCATGGTGTATAGAAGACTGGGGAAATGCACATGCAAAATCTACGTTATCTAAACACGTCTatggtacatttattataataagatttatCTCTATTTGTAGGCATCAACGACAGAATTGTAATCACAAAAATCATatgaatttatagttaaactcTAACTTGTACATTACTTTCATTATATCTTGAACGCTTTGTTAAagtgttatttattgtataatattataagctcaATCCACGTTTATCATTTTGAATCCGccccaataatattatataaatactatttagaaTATTCAAAAAGTGCAAtccgttataataaaataaaaatatattaaaatttgcagGTATTCTATGTTTTGTTCTGGTGTATGCTACACCTGGATTTTTAGTGACTGGAGCTTACACATTGATGGGTCGAAGACTATGGGCAGTACGACCGCCCTTTGATGACCAACAGGGCATGATAAGTGTTCAACAGGtcaattaatatatgatataaacgtATTATCACTTAGTATAGTGTATAACACATTAAATTGTACAGTTATATACTTTTCtgcttaaatatttctatgtttAAGCAGAAATCAAACagctgtaaaattattaatcataatttattatataacagtttAGTTATTAGATACTTACATATCAAAGTACACAACAATATTGATcatgaaatatgaaaataattaattgtaccaGATTTTAAGTTTAGCCATTATCCTCGTACAATATCGAAATGTTTTacagcttaaaataaaataaattaaatagttaaattaaataataaatatattgttacagtattttagttatttataaaataataaaccttgatgttatatttaataaaaaaataaattttacttttcagGTCAGAATGGTACGGGAGAGACGTAGAGTAGCAAGAATACTCTTTGTCTTAGCAGTAATATTTGCACTCTGTTGGCTGCCATACAACCTACTAAcactttttttagatttagacATCACGCTTGATAAATTTGGTCTAGATCAGGTATTTACGATTATTATGCCtaatagtattttgtatttacgatacatgtatataatataagacataatttttttaggagTATTTAATGAAGTGGTATCCTTTTACACTACTATTGGGCCATGCTAATTCAGCAATCAACccattgttatattgttttatgacaAGAAATTTTCGAAGAACAATTAAAGGTTTCGTATGTAATACTGGAATCGCTAAACCGAGAAGAAGAAATCGATGCAAAGTAAGTTGATAGTCTACGACTTccgttaaaaactatataatcaaTCATCAATCTATGATACATGttcatgataattattataaatctgtaTGCAATAGATGTAGATGTATAAGTTTATGAAatagagaaaatataatataatatatattattatgtctattaaaattcaatatcataTTTGATGGTcacaaattttaatcatattctttagtagattttataaattaatacatatatataacttataggtaatatttatttatttaattacacgcAATTAACCTACAATAGATTAcgcaagataaaaatattatattcattaaataaatctataaaatgcatagagtttagataaaaatattaaactttttttaatacttttttataattatattattcccgAATTCAAAGTGcaagtgttattattactttattatacaattctgATGTATGTACAGTTttcttgaaaatgtattatttcgaTATTTTGGTGTAACCTAACTTTTTTGACACGTTAAATTCAAttgtttacaaaacaaaatttcctttcattagtttttatttcttataaaaattctaataatgtACTTTCATAATTCAATGAAATTCCACACaaatatgttgtatttaaacataatcttAAATCAATgagaataaatacataacaatgTACAACAACTTCAAAGTTTTAAcccacaaatattttatgaagtttattaaattctgtTGTTCAGTCAAcatgaaatataatgaaaatatttatacctcaAAATACTCCAAATATAGAATCacgtaataatttgataaattaattataagtctGGATTTTCATTAATCGGTTTCAGAAGGGGTTGACCGAGAAAAGCACAACCAGTGGATACGGCTCGTTCCGCAACCCACGTCGGCTGTGTTTCACCCTGGCCCAACTACGCCAAAACAATACAGTCCAAACACGAACTGCAACGATATCAAACCTTGCTGTTCTGTAAATGAAAATgagttaattttgtaatattacgtatatatattatattaatttttatattatttaattaatgtattataatgtataaagctTAAAGTATATGTCCATATTCGAACAAAAACttctcgtatataataatgtttttattattattatctttttacaaatatctaacaattttttttttattggtataaatatataacaatatatactgtacatatttaatattgatcttTTATAATAGGCACTTACTACTTACCTCAAtgatattaagtaatttaatatattatatatcttaaaatCTCCTACatcgtatatacataatgtgtaCTCATTTttacctgtatattattataatatttaaaaaaataataataaaaaaaagctagATATAGAATACGGAGATCAGGTATCGCagtttaactatataagtcTCGAAATTCTCGTTCGTTTACTTTACCACCAAACGatatggatattataatatatattagtatgaaTTTTTATGCCTGTTAtccataaaaataacgattctATAAGCGATGACGACTGAACAACTATGTATTGATATTCGCAATTTTAATACTCAAACTTACAAATTCTATAAAgataaatcaaacaaaatagcattatcataaattattttgatatttcaaattttaaactccttataaattatattgctatattattaaatgtattaaagatttttaaggttccagcatatttattttattttttggaatttattgttattaatatttcgtgTATGACATTTaatgaaacatattatgtataaacgaTTTCGAACAAAGCCTAAAGTTCAAAGTGAAGGTgctaaattatgaaaaattgttcaagaattttatagtgaaattgttaaaattggtggtaaaatatattgtaactgTATGATTtgtgattaattttaacactatttaatgcatttaatctcgcatatttttataatttttattccataAAAATCCTATTTCTAGTTATAAACCCAGTCTTTCTCTGTACTGAATATTTTCctaagattaaataataaaatctaaaacattatattatataaattaaaatactaaaagaaaataatatatttacaaactgatctatataattaatatataccaaagttgtaaacattattttgttaattatacattttacctataatataacatcaagTGTGTATGATCTGATTTTAAtctcaaataaataatcagtaaacatttttgtagaattattatttttgaaattgcaATAAAGAATAACCAAATTTGATTTTGGTAAATGCAtatgaaatacataaataaatatgtgtctATTGACGTattgctattataattaaaaacaacaaattattatttttttcattttattggtagaatatatataatatatatataaaaaaaatcgattttatacaaatagatatattaataattattgtattattgtgttgtatgattaattttaagttatcttACCAGTTGTAATTGTTGAGccttattgatattttattgaaagctaattttaaaaaataaaaaaacataaaagtaaaataaaatgtttttaaaagtgcaacgattttttataatttaaacataaaaaatgtcattgtttTCTGCAGAACATATTTCAGCGATCCAGTTAgacattcatataaattatatgtgaaattctatagaaatatttatgtacaaccTTTATCaagttataaacaataagtatatgagccgaaaaaaacatttattaatattaaaatattatgcaggtTTGTAATGATCCCTGGATGTTTCGTTGTTCTATTTCACAATTGCGTCATGCATATGATTTATAGATACCCAGTTGAAGTCTGTCTGGTATAACCTCAAACAAGTTGACTCActggatatattatatgataaacgtaacattacattaaataaaattggtaaaaaaaaagaattctaAAAAGAATTTCTTCAGAcgataattatcaataacattaatagttatttgacTGTTGAACAAAAAAAGCCATGCATTaagttactaaaaaaaaaaaaaaaacatttataacttcTCATTGTTATATTCGCTGCAATAATGTAGAAATAATTGTTGTGTTCTCAAAGGctatacaaacattacaaACGTCTATTGATGTTATCTTCTCTACACTCATGAACTCGTAAATAGTAGTGTTATAAGCCCTGAttctttcaattattatagtcgaaattatattattaacaataaattattattgtttcaatttCTTGAGACCTATGAGGGCTAAATCGTAAGCATGCGCacagaaatatcaaataagcCAAAGTTTTCTTTCagcagttaatttaatatgaattgcaaacatattacaatatgtattatttttaccatcaCACATCCAAATAAATATCACTATATTGCGCAATAACCTATGTACATTTCTCCAACTCACTGCATGACATACTACGattatttcgaaaatttaCTCCAAAAGCaccattttcaaaaaacgCAAATCACCAATATCGTAAAAACACACCAATTCAAAATAACCACCAGGTTATCTCCAAGTGAATGCGccaaacacaatttattattaaaaaaaacacctagaaaataaataagcatttcaataaaaaataattattaaattatttctaattccaattttttcaactacaaataACTCCTATACCATTCACAAGTGTTCGGACATGGAATACGTTAGTTACACaagaaaattttgaatttgttataatatagatagattatacataaaaaaaaataaaaaaaaatacatacattataatttcatacttttgtagtaaaaattaactgCAATAGTTTATGACGAGTAAtcttcataatatttgataaaatgttatctCTGTAATCCTcgaatcattaaatttaatagctcA
The DNA window shown above is from Aphis gossypii isolate Hap1 chromosome 2, ASM2018417v2, whole genome shotgun sequence and carries:
- the LOC114124322 gene encoding orexin/Hypocretin receptor type 1-like isoform X2, with protein sequence MKIVSTLLRTNNLTRHISVPSVHEMFNNTTARNVSSLWTKNAAGMEQAAVIDELIAEFSLSQMKFTETRSIMLIGLYVPLFLIAAIANSVVIVVVIKYHYMRSVTNYFLVNLSIADLLVTFICMPMAVGQSVTGLWLYGETMCKLTSYLQGVSVGASVFTIAAMSIDRYLAIEHSMSFRKVLNRKSTIYVILALWLVSMTIFGPVLWVRQTESVELGDDPILIDAVHRYGLAWCIEDWGNAHAKSTLSKHVYGILCFVLVYATPGFLVTGAYTLMGRRLWAVRPPFDDQQGMISVQQVRMVRERRRVARILFVLAVIFALCWLPYNLLTLFLDLDITLDKFGLDQEYLMKWYPFTLLLGHANSAINPLLYCFMTRNFRRTIKGFVCNTGIAKPRRRNRCKVSEGVDREKHNQWIRLVPQPTSAVFHPGPTTPKQYSPNTNCNDIKPCCSVNENELIL
- the LOC114124322 gene encoding orexin/Hypocretin receptor type 1-like isoform X1: MDDLVNNPEYLLKHWTNNLTRHISVPSVHEMFNNTTARNVSSLWTKNAAGMEQAAVIDELIAEFSLSQMKFTETRSIMLIGLYVPLFLIAAIANSVVIVVVIKYHYMRSVTNYFLVNLSIADLLVTFICMPMAVGQSVTGLWLYGETMCKLTSYLQGVSVGASVFTIAAMSIDRYLAIEHSMSFRKVLNRKSTIYVILALWLVSMTIFGPVLWVRQTESVELGDDPILIDAVHRYGLAWCIEDWGNAHAKSTLSKHVYGILCFVLVYATPGFLVTGAYTLMGRRLWAVRPPFDDQQGMISVQQVRMVRERRRVARILFVLAVIFALCWLPYNLLTLFLDLDITLDKFGLDQEYLMKWYPFTLLLGHANSAINPLLYCFMTRNFRRTIKGFVCNTGIAKPRRRNRCKVSEGVDREKHNQWIRLVPQPTSAVFHPGPTTPKQYSPNTNCNDIKPCCSVNENELIL
- the LOC114124322 gene encoding gastrin/cholecystokinin type B receptor-like isoform X3, with the translated sequence MDDLVNNPEYLLKHWTNNLTRHISVPSVHEMFNNTTARNVSSLWTKNAAGMEQAAVIDELIAEFSLSQMKFTETRSIMLIGLYVPLFLIAAIANSVVIVVVIKYHYMRSVTNYFLVNLSIADLLVTFICMPMAVGQSVTGLWLYGETMCKLTSYLQGVSVGASVFTIAAMSIDRYLAIEHSMSFRKVLNRKSTIYVILALWLVSMTIFGPVLWVRQTESVELGDDPILIDAVHRYGLAWCIEDWGNAHAKSTLSKHVYGILCFVLVYATPGFLVTGAYTLMGRRLWAVRPPFDDQQGMISVQQVRMVRERRRVARILFVLAVIFALCWLPYNLLTLFLDLDITLDKFGLDQEYLMKWYPFTLLLGHANSAINPLLYCFMTRNFRRTIKGFVCNTGIAKPRRRNRCKKGLTEKSTTSGYGSFRNPRRLCFTLAQLRQNNTVQTRTATISNLAVL
- the LOC114124322 gene encoding orexin/Hypocretin receptor type 1-like isoform X4, yielding MFNNTTARNVSSLWTKNAAGMEQAAVIDELIAEFSLSQMKFTETRSIMLIGLYVPLFLIAAIANSVVIVVVIKYHYMRSVTNYFLVNLSIADLLVTFICMPMAVGQSVTGLWLYGETMCKLTSYLQGVSVGASVFTIAAMSIDRYLAIEHSMSFRKVLNRKSTIYVILALWLVSMTIFGPVLWVRQTESVELGDDPILIDAVHRYGLAWCIEDWGNAHAKSTLSKHVYGILCFVLVYATPGFLVTGAYTLMGRRLWAVRPPFDDQQGMISVQQVRMVRERRRVARILFVLAVIFALCWLPYNLLTLFLDLDITLDKFGLDQEYLMKWYPFTLLLGHANSAINPLLYCFMTRNFRRTIKGFVCNTGIAKPRRRNRCKVSEGVDREKHNQWIRLVPQPTSAVFHPGPTTPKQYSPNTNCNDIKPCCSVNENELIL